AGTACCACGCCGGGAGGTTATCCGTCGGGAGTCCGCCCTTGACGAGATAGTAAATCCCCAGCGGAACGATGCTCCAGAGGAGTTCGAAGACGGCGAACAGACCGATTGCTCCCGCCATCGCCCGTGAACGGGTTGCCGTCATTGCCGAGAACCCGACGCCGATACCGACAAACACGAGACCGAAGATGAACGTCGCAACGCCTTGAACGAGGAAGTTCGTTATCGAGAACGAACCGTATTGAACGAGGAGAACGATTGCACCGGCGATGAACGCGATGACGGTTGCGACTGCGACGACGCAGGAGCGCCCGATGAGTTTGCCAAACAGCACGTCACGGCGGGAGTGTGGCAATCCGAGCAGCAGTTTGATGCTTCCCGATTCGCGCTCACCTGCGATCGAGAGATACGCGACGACGAGCGCCGCGAGCGGGACGAGAAGCGTCGCAGGCCTGTTGAGGAACCTGATGGTGTCTGCGGCGGTATAGTTACTGAACGCCGTGCTCAACGCGTACATACCTCCGGCAGTCGCCAGCACGAACAGGGCGGTAATGACCCACAGCGTCTTGGACCGCGCGGCGTCCTCGAAGTCCTTGCGCGCGACGACGGCCCAGCTCATGGCCG
The genomic region above belongs to Haladaptatus sp. R4 and contains:
- a CDS encoding ABC transporter permease codes for the protein MSWAVVARKDFEDAARSKTLWVITALFVLATAGGMYALSTAFSNYTAADTIRFLNRPATLLVPLAALVVAYLSIAGERESGSIKLLLGLPHSRRDVLFGKLIGRSCVVAVATVIAFIAGAIVLLVQYGSFSITNFLVQGVATFIFGLVFVGIGVGFSAMTATRSRAMAGAIGLFAVFELLWSIVPLGIYYLVKGGLPTDNLPAWYFLIQILNPTRAYNIATQYLSDPNAVNQFAPALGGSVPFYLTGWFAIVILALWLVVPLGLGYWRFKGADIS